A stretch of the Plasmodium berghei ANKA genome assembly, chromosome: 10 genome encodes the following:
- a CDS encoding cytosolic glyoxalase II, putative, producing MKPCAQVLVVPSLEDNFAYVIIDEKTKKAACFDPVEPDKILKKIENLNVDLEYAFCTHHHYDHSGGNVRIKELHKKIKVIGSAYETTPGATEKAYDSQIIRLGEICIKAIHAPCHTKGHMMYYAYKMDETKNEDLTCAPILFTGDTLFIAGCGRFFEGGAKEMFKNIEKAKTLRGETLIYCGHEYTLNNLRFALSIEKENEDMINKMKEVEELLKKKKHSVPSTIKDENLINPFFRTNFYIEKYNTKDEVKILNKLRELKNYF from the exons ATGAAg CCATGCGCACAAGTTTTAGTTGTACCATCACTAGAAGACAATTTTGCTTATGTTATCATCGATGA gaaaacaaaaaaggCTGCATGCTTCGATCCAGTTGAACCAGACAAG attttaaaaaaaatagaaaactTAAATGTGGACTTAGAGTATGCGTTTTGCACTCATCATCATTATGACCATTCAG GTGGGAATGTACGAATAAAGGAACTAcataaaaagataaaagTTATTGGGTCAGCATATGAAACAACTCCAGGAGCGACTGAAAAAGCATATGACAGCCAAATTATTAGATTAG GAGAAATTTGCATAAAAGCTATTCATGCCCCATGCCATACAAAAGGGCACATGATGTATTATGCTTATAAAATGGATGAAACTAAAAATGAAGACTTAACTTGTGCTCCGATTTTATTCACTGGGGATACCTTATTCATTGCTGGCTGTGGTCGATTTTTTGAAGGAGGAGCAAAGGAAATgttcaaaaatatagaaaaagcAAAAACATTGAGAGGAGAAACTTTAATATATTGCGGACACGAATACACTCTTAATAATTTGAG ATTTGCCCTTAGTATTGAAAAGGAAAACGAAGAcatgataaataaaatgaaagaaGTAGAAGAATtactcaaaaaaaaaaaacattcaGTTCCATCTACAATTaaagatgaaaatttaataaatccattttttcgaacaaatttttatattgaaaaatataatacaaaagaTGAAGTGAAAATATTGAATAAATTGagagaattaaaaaattatttttaa
- a CDS encoding NYN domain-containing protein, putative has translation MKEKLSRNENVEGDNEDLGKIYYLECDNILKKCRKKKNNNNNNHLKNSENDEIKECVLNVEDDKTGEIENISMDDEDIKNLIFPLDIKLIYGRLSKIKCKKIDKTKDDFTSVLSGALHNVVILYYEIYFYNHIDDFKVDVNFYEIYNDIICLVDELLGLHRSHLEKTALSEICEKKDYNSDRHSNNKNKKVYFEKPKDDNLLDYKLDGDENIVHLNFKKMKMKYLSVEIDIIFFCEWHHDNILTSKESSSKYYNSYNKIIMNNMNNFELNDAIYNNNFGIDVSDDMDNGLGNCLPQVCEKGNNFTLPNKSLKKKNKNKNGNIIESNNNDNEKKRLIPDKIESNKPNINNSKKEINLKSNNSKKLNKVEDKKVDPLKNDKYLKEDRRLCYNLLCKEQPYKAFLLKNTFNFSESDEEDNTKEIINDSLKRECTDILGVEERTPINMLATGKENSEKRGTPANNNNNRGIKNGSGNYNENLVDGYSIGSKKLIHIPKDILNITSLLNSPILSLRNIKSFNDVNFPYGYKNSEKKKIYDYCYSYLNKIHNGYDIIPIEGYKFRSIIIDGANVCAKVINNKNSQYYFDNGEIEIIYDCYILYEAYRFFKKNNVGDIIIVLNPVMKQGNEYYLRKKKVSNYTYLEKLIKLNVILISNEKYYHTPKGEVVKRRTYDDVLILEVALHKKGCVISNDNYTDIWIRTLNRKEIQDVISYYVIKHNYDKNRGFSLDLTKKPLKYILNSLFQKVV, from the exons atgaaagaaaaattatcaagaaatgaaaatgtaGAAGGGGATAACGAAGACCTTggaaaaatttattatttagaaTGCGAcaatatattgaaaaaatgtagaaaaaaaaaaaataataataacaataaccACCTTAAAAATAGTGAAAATGACGAAATTAAGGAATGTGTCTTAAATGTGGAAGATGATAAAACTGGggaaatagaaaatatatcaatgGATGACGAagacataaaaaatttaatatttccaTTAGACATAAAGTTAATATATGGGCgtttatcaaaaataaaatgtaaaaaaatcgaTAAAACGAAAGATGATTTTACAAGTGTACTTAGCGGGGCTTTGCATAATGtagtaatattatattatgaaatatatttttataatcatATAGACGATTTTAAAGTTGatgttaatttttatgaaatatataatgacaTAATATGCTTAGTAGATGAATTATTAGGGTTACATAGGTCACATTTAGAAAAAACTGCTTTAAGTGAAATTTGTGAAAAAAAGGATTATAATTCCGACAGacattcaaataataaaaataaaaaggtatattttgaaaaaccAAAAGATGATAATTTATTAGACTATAAACTTGATGgtgatgaaaatattgtacatttaaattttaaaaaaatgaaaatgaaatatttatcggtagaaatagatataatatttttttgtgaatGGCATCATGACAACATATTAACATCCAAAGAAAGTTCatcaaaatattacaatagttacaataaaataataatgaataatatgaataattttgaaCTAAATGATGcaatttataataacaacTTTGGTATTGACGTTAGTGATGATATGGATAATGGGCTAGGTAATTGTCTTCCTCAGGTGTGTGAAAAGGGAAATAATTTTACCTTACCAAATAAGTccctaaaaaaaaaaaataaaaataaaaatggcaATATTATTGagagtaataataatgacaatgaaaaaaaaagactTATTCCTGATAAAATTGAAAGTAATAAAcctaatataaataattcaaagaaggaaattaatttaaaatctaataatagtaaaaaattaaataaagtaGAAGATAAAAAAGTGGATCCtctaaaaaatgataagtATTTAAAGGAGGATAGAAGGTTATGTTATAATTTGTTATGCAAAGAACAGCCATATAAAGCTTTCTTGTTAAAAAACACATTTAATTTTAGTGAATCAGATGAAGAAGATAATACAAAAGAAATAATCAATGATTCATTAAAAAGGGAATGTACAGATATTTTGGGGGTAGAAGAAAGAACGCCTATAAATATGCTTGCAACTGGAAAAGAAAATTCAGAAAAAAGAGGCACACCtgcaaataataataataatagagGTATAAAGAACGGAAGTGGAAATTACAATGAGAATCTCGTAGATGGCTATTCGATTGGAAGTAAGAAACTAATACATATCCCTAAAgacatattaaatataacatCTTTATTAAATAGTCCTATATTGTCATTAcgtaatataaaaagttttAATGATGTAAATTTTCCATACGGATATAAAAACagcgaaaaaaaaaaaatatatgattattGCTATTCttatttaaacaaaatacATAATGGATATGATATAATTCCTATAGAAGGATATAAATTTCGATCGATAATAATTGATGGCGCAAATGTTTGTGCTAAggtaataaataataaaaattctcaatattattttgacaATGGGGAAATAgaaattatttatgattgctacatattatatgaagcatatcgattttttaaaaaaaataatgttggagatattataattgttttaaatCCTGTTATGAAACAGGGtaatgaatattatttacgaaaaaaaaaagtttctaattatacatatcttgaaaaattaataaaactaaatgttatattaataagcaatgaaaaatattatcatacTCCTAAGGGTGAAGTAGTTAAGAGACGAACTTATGATGATGTATTGATACTGGAAGTGGCTTTGCATAAGA agGGGTGTGTTATCTCTAATGATAACTATACAGATATATGGATAAGAACATTAAACCGTAAAGAAATACAAGATGTAATATCTTATTATGTTATTAAGCATAATTATGATAAGAATAGAGGATTTTCATTagatttaacaaaaaaaccGCTGAAATACATattaaattcattatttcAAAAAGTTGTTTAA